A window from Labrus mixtus chromosome 14, fLabMix1.1, whole genome shotgun sequence encodes these proteins:
- the adssl gene encoding adenylosuccinate synthase, like, protein MASDSSTMANVNGRETVSLNGEPVVKRPRESASQVSHLRVPKEPQNKVTVVLGAQWGDEGKGKVVDLLAMDADIVCRCQGGNNAGHTVVVDSVEYDFHLLPSGVLNKKAVSFIGNGVVIHLPGLFEEAEKNLQKGKGLQGWEERLKISDRAHIVFNFHQAVDGIQEQQRQQQEGKNLGTTKKGIGPAYSSKAARNGLRVCDLVSDFKVFEEKFRMLAEHFLTMYSNLNVDTDSELEQLKGFAERMRPLVTDGVYFMHKALTGPSKKILVEGANAALLDIDFGTYPFVTSSNCTVGGVCTGLGVPPSHVGRVYGVVKAYTTRVGVGAFPTEQDNETGDLLQTRGREFGVTTGRRRRCGWLDLILVRYAHMVNGFSAIALTKLDILDTLSEIKVGVSYKVDGKPLPSFPANMDVLTRVSVEYETLPGWCCSTEDARSFEDLPSQAQSYIRFIENFLQVPVKWVGVGKSRESMIKLF, encoded by the exons ATGGCATCCGACAGCAGCACCATGGCTAACGTGAACGGACGGGAGACCGTCTCCTTGAACGGGGAGCCGGTCGTGAAGCGGCCTCGGGAGAGCGCCTCGCAGGTGTCTCACCTCCGGGTCCCGAAGGAGCCTCAGAACAAAGTGACCGTCGTGCTCGGGGCGCAGTGGGGCGACGAGGGCAAAGGAAAAGTTGTGGACTTGCTGGCTATGGATGCGGATATTGTATGCAGGTGTCAG gGAGGAAACAATGCAGGTCACACTGTGGTTGTGGATTCAGTGGAGTATGATTTCCACCTGCTGCCCAGCGGAGTGCTCAACAAGAAGGCTGTCTCCTTCATTG GAAATGGTGTGGTGATTCACCTGCCTGGTCTGTTTGAGGAGGCTGAGAAGAACCTGCAGAAAGGCAAAG GACTACAAGGCTGGGAGGAGAGATTAAAGATTTCTGATCGTGCCCACATTG TGTTTAACTTCCACCAGGCTGTCGATGGCATACAggagcagcagcggcagcaacaAGAAGggaaaaa TTTGGGAACCACCAAGAAGGGTATCGGTCCTGCCTACTCCTCTAAAGCTGCTCGCAACGGTCTGCGCGTCTGTGACCTCGTCTCAGACTTCAAGGTGTTTGAGGAGAA GTTTCGAATGTTAGCGGAGCATTTCCTGACGATGTATTCAAACCTGAATGTTGACACTGACAGTGAGCTGGAGCAGCTGAAG GGCTTCGCAGAGAGGATGCGTCCTCTGGTGACTGACGGGGTGTACTTCATGCACAAAGCTCTTACTGGACCCAGTAAGAAAATCCTGGTGGAGGGAGCCAATGCTGCTCTGCTGGACATTGACTTTG gGACATATCCTTTCGTCACATCCTCCAACTGCACCGTGGGAGGTGTGTGCACCGGTCTTGGCGTGCCTCCATCACACGTCGGCCGAGTATACGGTGTCGTTAAAGCATACACCACCAGGGTGGGTGTGGGTGCTTTCCCAACAGAGCAGGACAAC GAGACTGGGGATTTGTTACAGACCAGGGGGAGAGAGTTTGGCGTGACGACAGGCAGGAGGAGGCGCTGTGGTTGGCTCGATCTGATTCTGGTCAGATACGCCCACATGGTCAACGGCTTCTCTGC AATCGCCCTGACGAAGCTGGACATTTTGGACACTCTGTCTGAGATTAaagtgggcgtgtcctacaagGTTGATGGAAAACCTCTGCCAAGCTTCCCTG CAAACATGGATGTGTTGACGCGGGTGTCAGTGGAATACGAGACGTTGCCCGGCTGGTGCTGCAGCACAGAGGACGCCCGGAGCTTCGAGGATCTGCCGTCACAGGCACAGAGTTACATTCGCTTCATTGAGAACTTCCTGCAGGTGCCAG TGAAGTGGGTCGGAGTCGGCAAGTCCAGAGAGAGCATGATCAAACTGTTCTGA